A single Gadus macrocephalus chromosome 22, ASM3116895v1 DNA region contains:
- the si:ch211-215i13.3 gene encoding uncharacterized protein si:ch211-215i13.3, whose amino-acid sequence MLWPFLAKGRLLFVVLCQCTDTPAADDISMGCGGSRADAIIEPRYNESWTRETESTWLTNTDVESPVPAIHTKGVEGGGLREKRMVTTGTQCGKQALASSGPGHQRRARRSITEHTTRDTKHRACKEANSSSEEAKPVHVGGGCVGPGGGVGPGGGVGPGGGVGPGGGVGPGGAIGPGGGVGHGGVGPGGGVGPGGSVGGGGVGPGGVGPGGGVGGRGVGLGSVGGGGVGPGGGVGPGGGLGPGGVGGGGVGPGGGVRPGGVEGGGVGPGGNRGEGGVGSGGVGPGGVGGGGGGGGGVGGGGGGGPGGVGGGGGVGGGGNGGVGPRKATCDDR is encoded by the exons ATGCTCTGGCCCTTCTTAGCCAAGGGTAGATTATTGTTCGTTGTATTGTGTCAGTGCACTGATACACCTGCCGCGGATGACATCTCGATGGGTTGTGGAGGAAGCCGGGCTGACGCGATTATCGAGCCGAGGTACAATGAGAGCTGGACCAGGGAGACCGAATCGACATGGCTCACCAACACCGACGTGGAGAGCCCTGTCCCTGCGATACACA CTAAGggtgtggagggtggaggtctgcGGGAGAAGAGGATGGTGACCACCGGGACCCAGTGCGGAAAGCAAGCCCTGGCCTCCAGTGGTCCTGGCCACCAGAGGAGAGCCAGGCGCTCCATCACTGag caCACGACCAGGGACACCAAACACAGAGCGTGTAAGGAGGCCAACAGCTCCTCCGAAGAGGCGAAGCCAGTCCATGTTGGAGGAGGATGTGTCGGACCAGGAGGAGGTGTCGGACCAGGAGGAGGGgttggaccaggaggaggagttggaccAGGAGGCGGTGTTGGACCAGGAGGAGCCAttggaccaggaggaggtgTCGGACACGGAGGTGTTGGACCAGGTGGTGGTGTCGGACCAGGAGGcagtgttggaggaggtggtgttggaccAGGTGGTGttggaccaggaggaggtgttggaggcAGAGGTGTTGGACTAGGaagtgttggaggaggaggtgttggaccAGGAGGCGGTGTTGGACCAGGAGGCGGTCTTGGACcaggaggtgttggaggaggaggtgttggaccAGGAGGCGGCGTTAGACCAGGAGGTGTTGAAGGGGGAGGTGTTGGACCAGGAGGAAatcgaggagaaggaggtgttgGATCAGGAGGTGTTGGACcaggaggtgttggaggaggaggtggtggaggaggaggtgttggaggaggaggaggaggtggtccaggaggtgtcggaggaggagggggtgttggaggaggag gtaatggAGGTGTTGGACCAAGAAAGGCCACCTGTGATGACAGATga